The Gemmatimonas phototrophica region CGCCGCATACTCCAGTGTGAGACAGGCCCCCTGGGAAAAGCCCACGAGAATGATGCGGTGGTCCGCAATGCCCGCCGAACGCACCTGCGCGACGGCCGCCCCCAGCGCCGATAAGGCGCTGGACAGCCACGGTTCGTTCAGCGCTGTCGGCGCGAGAAAGCGCTGGGGATACCAGCTGTTCCCAATGGCGACGGGCGCGACCAGCGCCGCATCCGTGGCTTTGGCCGCCCGCGCAATGGGGAGCATTCCCTCGGCGCTCCCGCCGCGCCCATGCACCATCACCAGGGCATACGCAGCAGTGGCCAGCGGCACACCCGCCACCAGCGGGGAGGCCGCCGCGTGAGGCCCCACCACGACAGCCGCCTCGTTCGGGGTTGGCATACTCATTCCGTCGTCTCCACCTGCGGGGTAATCATCAGCCGGCGCCCGGGATGCCCACGCATGCCCGTGTCGCCATCTGTTCCGTCGTACGGCCACGGCGCGCGATCAATATCCGTGAGGTGCGCGGCAATCTGCTCACGGTGTCCTTCCAGCCACGGCGGAAGTCGCAACGCGCTTCCCGTGGTGGTCACCGGTTCATCGGTCAGGAAGCCGGGCCCCATGGTTGCGAGTTCCACGATGTGCCCGTCCGGATCTTTGGTATAGATGCTCTTGAAGTACACGCGGTCCATCACTGGCGATACATGATGTCCCGCGTCGAGCAGTCGCTCGCGGAACAGCAGTTGTGTGTCCTCGTCGGCGACGGCCAGCGCGTAATGGTGCCCCTGCCCCGTGCCCATGTGGGCGCGACGGTCGGTGGCGGGGCGCTCAAGATACGTGATGAGGGAGCCCGGGCGCGCGTCGGCCGTGCCCCAGTACCAGTGTCTGGTGCCGGGATCGTCGAAGTTTTCCGTCATCTTTACACGGGCCATGCCGAGGGTGTGCCCAAGGAATTCGTGCGTGCGCTCGATGTTGGCCGTCATGGCCGTAATGTGGTGCATGCCGCGCGTGAGTTGCATGGCCGCGTCGATCGTCGTGACGGGCTCCGGCCATGTGATGGATTCAATGGCGGCTTCGTCCCGCCCGCCACGCACTTTTTCAGCGGGGGGCGTGTGCGAGGCAGTGACCCCGACCTGCTCATCCCACCACAGGCCGGGCCCGTCGGTGGCAATCTCCACGATCTGGCCATCGGGATCGCGCACGTACAGACTGGTGAAGTAGTTGCGGTCATACGGGCCAATCACCCGCAGGCCAAGGTCGGCAAGCCGCCGCTTCCAGCGCAGCAGCGCATCGCGATCGGCGACGCGCAGCGCAAAGTGATGAGTGCCACCAATACCGGTACGACCGCGCGGTGCCCTGGGCCATTCGAAGAAGGTGACGACGGTCCCTGCGCTGCCGGTCTCGTTGGCAAAGTACAGGTGGTAGCTGCCCGGATCGTCGAAATTGACGGTGGTCTTCACCAGGCGCAGCCCCAGTACACGCGCATAAAAATCGACCGTGCGCTGGGCATTGCTGGCCACGAGGGTGACGTGGTGCAGGCCGAGAATGGCGGAACTGGTGGGGTGCATAGACGGTCTCCTGCCCAAAGGCGGCATATACATATCTCACTACTAAACTATATCAAATCTTAGCCTTGGCAACTGTTTCCGGCACGAATTACTTCTTGGCTATGACGCCGCATTCACCTGCTCCGTTGCCGGCCGGTCTGGCCGCCAGTTTCGACACCGTGCGGCCGTTGGGGGCTGGTGGAATGGGGGCGGTGTGGCTGGTACGCGACCGGTTTCTCGATCGGCTCGTGGCCCTCAAGGTTCTGCATGCGGACCACTCGGGGCCAGAGGAGCGCGAGCGCTTCCTGCGCGAGGCCCGCACCAGCGCACGGCTTGAGCATCCGCACATTATCGACGTGTACCGCGCGGACGAGACCGATGGCGTGGTGTGGTTCTCGATGCGCTACATCAACGGCGAATCGGTTGGCGACCGGCTGCGCGATCGCGGCCCCATGGCCGTGGCCGACACGCTGCGCGTGCTGCGGGAAGTGTCCTGGGGGCTCGCATACGCGCATGCGCGCGGCGTCGTGCACCGCGACATCAAGCCGGACAACATTCTGCTCGACCGGGATTCCGGTCGGGCCGTGGTGACGGACTTCGGCATTTCGCGCGATGCGGCCGACGCATCGAATCTCACGATGGTGGGCAACGTGCTGGGCTCGGTGCACTACATGAGCCCCGAGCAGGCCGCGGGTGAAGACGTGGATGGTCGCAGTGATGTGTACGCACTGGGCTGTGTGGCGTACCACATGCTGGCCGGCGCGCCGCCGTTCGACGGGACCGCGCAGTCGGTCCTCGTGGCGCATGTCACCAAGCAGCCGCCGTCACTTGCGACATTGCCGCAGATCCCCACCGAACTTGCGCTGTTGGTGAACCGCTGCCTGCATAAATCCCCCGGTGAACGCCCGGCCAGCGCCGATCACTTGGCGAGTGCCTTTGACGCGCTGATGCGTGACGCCGAGGAGCAGGCACAGGCCTCGGCCGACGCGGCACCGGGTGGTGTGCTTTCGGAGAATGAAGCGCGCGTGGTGTGGCAGCGCGCCGCGCAGCTGCAGGCAGAAGCGGCGCACCGCATGGAACGACGGGCGGCGCTCGAGAGTGCGCGCATCAGCGGCGAACAGACCGCTGTCGTGACCGACGAGGCGTATCGAGTGCGCGACGTCGAGGCAGCGGCGGTGGAAGCGGGCATTTCCCGTCAATACGTCGCGATTGCCCTCGCGGAGTTGCGTGCCAATCCCGGGTCGGCGGCACTGGCCGATCCCATCTCGGAGCGTGCGGACCGGCGGACCACTTTGCTCATGGGCACCGCCGACCGCGCGCTCTCGGTGTCGCGGGTCATTCCAGCGTCGCCCAAGGATACGTTGCAGGCACTCGGGGCAGTGTTCACGGCCGCCCCCCATGCGTTCACCCTGCAGGACACGGTGAACGGCCACCCGCTCGACGGCGGCATCATGCGCTTCAAGGTGCCGCGTTTCGTGGAGGCCTATTCAAATCCATTCGCCGGCATGTCCAAGGAGAAGGCGCTGCGCTACCGGCTTGAACAGATCGAATTGTTCGATCTGAACGTCACGCTGCAGCCACGTGGCACCGCCGCGGCGCCCGCGTGCGAGATCGTGGTGACCGGTGACCTGCGTGCAGGACTCCGGCGCAACGTGATGCTCGACCTCGGCATCATGGCCGGCGTGAGCGTCATCGCCAGCGTCAGCACGGCGCTCAAACTCGGCAGCATGTTGAAGGTGCCGGTGCTGAGTGCCGCTCCCTTGATTGCCGCCGCCGGCGCGGCGGTGCTGGGTACAGCGGCTGTCGTTCTCTGGTACCGGTGGCTCTTCCGCGGCGCGTTGCGCGAGACCTACGAGGAACTTGGCGGGCTGCTCAAGTCGGTCGAGCAGCAACTCAGTACGCGACGTCTGTTCAGCGGGGAGCGGTCAGCGGCGACGGATGCGGCATCGAACGCGTCATTGACGTCACCGTGGCGTTCGCCGCAAACCGACCCGTTGATGCCTCGAACGTCCACGCCTGCACCATAATTTCGGTCGGCGTGGCTTCGATGATGTTGAGGGCGCTGGGTCGGTGTCCACGCATGCGATTCGACAGCGTGTTCGCGGCGCTTACGAGGAAACGACTGCCCTGACGCTCGACGACCTCAGCGCGCTCTTCGTGATCGTGTCCGGTGCAGACGACATCGACAGGCATGGTGGCCAACGTATCGAGAACACGGTTGGGCTGCTTGAGCCCCCATCGTTTGGAGAGCCGGCCGCGCACCACATTGTGGTGCACCACCAGTAGCCGCAGATCGCCGGACGGCGCCTGAGCCAATCGCGAGGCGGCATCTCGCAGTTGCTGCGACGTGAGCCCCCCTTTCACGCGCCAATCGCGCGGATACCAGGTGAGCGCTTCCGGATTGGTGCCCCACGCGGAATTGAGCCCTACCATCGTGACGCCTGGCACCTGCACCGTGGGCGACAGGTCCTGATTGATGAACGTCCGATAGCGTTCGTGCACGCGCGAAAATTCGCCGTATCCAAAGGGCGCATGCCACCAGGCGGCATCGTGGTTGCCAGGCACCGTAATGACCGGTGCGCACGCCTGAAACCGATCCACCAGCGCGCGCGCCGCTTCAAATTCGTGGG contains the following coding sequences:
- a CDS encoding metallophosphoesterase family protein; the protein is MTIVDAAHAPRVRILHCSDIHCGRPFVQAHVDAALALAREERWNAIVISGDFSQRARTHEFEAARALVDRFQACAPVITVPGNHDAAWWHAPFGYGEFSRVHERYRTFINQDLSPTVQVPGVTMVGLNSAWGTNPEALTWYPRDWRVKGGLTSQQLRDAASRLAQAPSGDLRLLVVHHNVVRGRLSKRWGLKQPNRVLDTLATMPVDVVCTGHDHEERAEVVERQGSRFLVSAANTLSNRMRGHRPSALNIIEATPTEIMVQAWTFEASTGRFAANATVTSMTRSMPHPSPLTAPR
- a CDS encoding VOC family protein; this encodes MHPTSSAILGLHHVTLVASNAQRTVDFYARVLGLRLVKTTVNFDDPGSYHLYFANETGSAGTVVTFFEWPRAPRGRTGIGGTHHFALRVADRDALLRWKRRLADLGLRVIGPYDRNYFTSLYVRDPDGQIVEIATDGPGLWWDEQVGVTASHTPPAEKVRGGRDEAAIESITWPEPVTTIDAAMQLTRGMHHITAMTANIERTHEFLGHTLGMARVKMTENFDDPGTRHWYWGTADARPGSLITYLERPATDRRAHMGTGQGHHYALAVADEDTQLLFRERLLDAGHHVSPVMDRVYFKSIYTKDPDGHIVELATMGPGFLTDEPVTTTGSALRLPPWLEGHREQIAAHLTDIDRAPWPYDGTDGDTGMRGHPGRRLMITPQVETTE
- a CDS encoding alpha/beta hydrolase, which gives rise to MPTPNEAAVVVGPHAAASPLVAGVPLATAAYALVMVHGRGGSAEGMLPIARAAKATDAALVAPVAIGNSWYPQRFLAPTALNEPWLSSALSALGAAVAQVRSAGIADHRIILVGFSQGACLTLEYAARAAVDGARFGGVVAMAGALIGDPAVARSDRGSLHGTPVVLACGDADTHIPEDLVRRSADVFAELGALVDLRIYPGLGHDITGDQIAALAAIVDAVRLEVAPT
- a CDS encoding serine/threonine-protein kinase gives rise to the protein MTPHSPAPLPAGLAASFDTVRPLGAGGMGAVWLVRDRFLDRLVALKVLHADHSGPEERERFLREARTSARLEHPHIIDVYRADETDGVVWFSMRYINGESVGDRLRDRGPMAVADTLRVLREVSWGLAYAHARGVVHRDIKPDNILLDRDSGRAVVTDFGISRDAADASNLTMVGNVLGSVHYMSPEQAAGEDVDGRSDVYALGCVAYHMLAGAPPFDGTAQSVLVAHVTKQPPSLATLPQIPTELALLVNRCLHKSPGERPASADHLASAFDALMRDAEEQAQASADAAPGGVLSENEARVVWQRAAQLQAEAAHRMERRAALESARISGEQTAVVTDEAYRVRDVEAAAVEAGISRQYVAIALAELRANPGSAALADPISERADRRTTLLMGTADRALSVSRVIPASPKDTLQALGAVFTAAPHAFTLQDTVNGHPLDGGIMRFKVPRFVEAYSNPFAGMSKEKALRYRLEQIELFDLNVTLQPRGTAAAPACEIVVTGDLRAGLRRNVMLDLGIMAGVSVIASVSTALKLGSMLKVPVLSAAPLIAAAGAAVLGTAAVVLWYRWLFRGALRETYEELGGLLKSVEQQLSTRRLFSGERSAATDAASNASLTSPWRSPQTDPLMPRTSTPAP